The Christiangramia flava JLT2011 genome has a segment encoding these proteins:
- the priA gene encoding replication restart helicase PriA, whose protein sequence is MAYFADLILPLPLDKRFTYSLSDAEAEFICEGMRLAVQFGKNRIYTGIVAKIHQNPPQVYEAKPIHQILDEKPLVSLHQLKFWSWISHYYLCSEGEVMRAALPGAFLLESESIVKLRKNFDFPEEKLNDDEFLVVEALQRQSSMKIQEIQELLDRKSVLPVINLLVEKEVVELNQEIYEQYKPKEVRFVRLRSEFEAEAAMHRLLDELSNAPKQREILLTYFSLTANSRKPLKAKTLCDKSGATSAVLKSLVKKGIFEEYYEQTDRVGFKGETFNKEIIFNKYQQQAFDQIKSYFAEEQVCLLHGVTSSGKTEIYIRLIEDVLKTGKQALYLLPEIALTTQLIKRLQDYFGDKVLVYHSRYSLNERVEVYKHVLSNSEKGQIIIGARSCIFLPFQNLGLIVVDEEHETTFKQFDPAPRYHARDAAVVLAAQFKAAILLGSATPSLESYFNADHNKYALVELNRRYGEVLMPDMEVVDIKTAHRKKKMTGHFSERLIEEIKESLEEEEQVILFQNRRGFSPILECNTCGHSPQCPNCDVSLTYHSHNNQLRCHYCGYHIAMQQKCMACGSDEISTKGFGTEQVETELRALFPDARIARMDQDTTRGKHSYEKIITAFENFETDILVGTQMLTKGLDFRKVNLVGIMNADNLLNFPDFRAHERSFQLMQQVAGRSGRTKKRGKVLIQTYNPYHRIIQQVSTGNFSEMYREQLEERYQYKYPPYFRLIRLTVKSRDFSKTNDAAAWLATALEKVFERFVLGPEFPPVARIRNEYYKNILIKIPQKQSLGKTKAMVHRILSSFGTIAAFRSVRVIINVDPQ, encoded by the coding sequence ATGGCCTATTTCGCAGACCTTATTCTCCCGTTACCGCTGGATAAACGCTTTACCTATAGCTTGTCTGATGCTGAAGCTGAATTTATCTGTGAGGGAATGCGACTGGCTGTACAATTTGGTAAAAACCGCATTTACACGGGAATTGTGGCTAAAATTCATCAGAATCCTCCACAGGTCTATGAGGCGAAACCCATACACCAGATCCTGGATGAAAAGCCGCTGGTGAGCCTGCATCAGCTGAAATTCTGGAGTTGGATATCACACTACTATCTCTGTTCCGAAGGGGAAGTGATGCGTGCCGCTTTACCAGGAGCATTTTTGCTGGAAAGTGAAAGCATTGTAAAGCTACGGAAGAACTTTGATTTTCCGGAAGAAAAATTGAATGATGATGAATTCCTGGTAGTGGAAGCTTTGCAGCGACAATCCTCCATGAAGATCCAGGAAATTCAGGAATTATTGGATCGGAAAAGTGTACTGCCTGTTATCAATTTACTGGTAGAAAAGGAAGTGGTTGAGCTGAACCAGGAAATTTATGAGCAATACAAACCTAAAGAAGTTCGGTTCGTTCGGTTGCGTTCGGAATTTGAAGCGGAAGCAGCCATGCACCGGCTGTTGGATGAATTGAGCAACGCCCCTAAGCAACGAGAAATTCTGCTTACCTATTTTTCTCTTACCGCCAATAGCAGGAAACCTTTGAAGGCTAAAACGCTTTGCGACAAGTCTGGAGCTACCAGCGCGGTGTTAAAGAGCTTGGTGAAAAAGGGAATTTTCGAAGAGTACTATGAACAGACAGATAGAGTAGGTTTCAAAGGGGAAACCTTCAATAAGGAGATCATATTTAATAAATACCAACAGCAGGCATTTGACCAGATAAAATCTTATTTCGCAGAAGAACAGGTTTGCCTTTTACACGGGGTGACTTCTTCGGGAAAAACTGAAATTTATATCAGGCTTATTGAAGATGTCCTGAAAACAGGAAAACAGGCACTTTATTTATTGCCGGAAATCGCTCTTACTACACAGCTCATTAAAAGGCTTCAGGATTATTTTGGCGATAAGGTTTTGGTCTATCATAGCCGCTATTCTTTGAATGAACGAGTAGAAGTTTACAAACACGTGCTCAGCAATTCAGAAAAAGGACAGATCATTATTGGTGCTCGTTCCTGTATCTTTTTACCGTTTCAGAATTTGGGATTGATCGTCGTCGATGAAGAACATGAAACTACCTTTAAACAATTTGATCCTGCACCACGTTATCACGCGCGAGATGCTGCGGTAGTGCTGGCAGCCCAGTTTAAAGCTGCTATTTTGCTCGGTTCTGCCACGCCTTCCCTGGAATCGTATTTCAACGCCGACCATAATAAATATGCACTGGTCGAGCTTAACAGGAGATATGGCGAGGTTCTGATGCCCGATATGGAAGTGGTAGACATCAAAACGGCGCATCGCAAAAAGAAAATGACCGGCCATTTTTCTGAAAGGCTGATTGAAGAAATCAAGGAATCTCTGGAAGAGGAGGAACAGGTGATCCTTTTTCAGAATAGACGCGGATTTTCGCCAATTTTGGAATGCAATACTTGCGGGCATTCTCCGCAGTGTCCCAATTGTGATGTAAGTTTAACTTATCACAGTCATAATAACCAGTTGCGCTGCCATTATTGTGGCTATCATATTGCCATGCAGCAAAAATGTATGGCCTGCGGAAGTGATGAAATCTCTACTAAGGGATTCGGGACCGAACAGGTGGAAACCGAACTGCGAGCCTTGTTCCCGGATGCCCGTATCGCCCGAATGGACCAGGATACGACGCGGGGGAAACATTCTTATGAAAAGATCATTACGGCTTTTGAGAATTTTGAAACTGATATTTTAGTGGGCACGCAAATGCTCACCAAAGGGCTGGACTTCCGGAAGGTGAATTTAGTCGGGATCATGAATGCTGATAATTTGCTGAATTTTCCTGATTTTCGTGCACATGAAAGAAGTTTCCAGCTCATGCAGCAAGTTGCAGGACGTTCCGGGCGAACCAAAAAACGCGGAAAAGTACTAATTCAAACTTACAATCCCTATCATCGAATCATTCAGCAGGTTTCCACAGGAAATTTTTCGGAAATGTACCGTGAACAACTGGAAGAGCGTTACCAGTACAAATATCCGCCATACTTCAGGTTAATACGCTTAACTGTAAAAAGTCGGGATTTTTCGAAAACGAATGATGCGGCAGCCTGGCTGGCAACTGCTCTGGAGAAAGTTTTTGAGCGTTTTGTATTAGGACCGGAATTTCCGCCGGTGGCAAGGATCAGGAACGAATATTATAAAAATATCCTGATTAAAATTCCGCAGAAGCAATCTTTAGGAAAAACCAAAGCAATGGTCCACAGGATTTTATCCAGTTTCGGGACGATCGCTGCGTTCCGTTCTGTGAGGGTGATCATTAACGTGGACCCGCAATAA
- a CDS encoding LytR/AlgR family response regulator transcription factor, whose translation MEEVLLKCAVVDDSSLQRLSIVKLIKDHPNLKLVAEYNNAIETKNGLLDTETDLIFLDIEMPILSGFELLDNLPNKPQIIFVTGKTKYAFKAFDYDAVDYIHKPVTKDRFNNAVNKAVNLFKLKHQTPIQEDDDFIFVKSNLKNRKVFLSKLKYIQALGDYVKFVTEKDNFVVLATMKSFEEQLPNDRFLRTHKSYIINLDKIERYNSKTIEIDKEKLPLSRHKKANLVEALSALQEES comes from the coding sequence GTGGAAGAAGTATTACTTAAATGTGCCGTTGTAGATGATTCAAGCCTTCAGCGACTTTCTATTGTAAAGTTGATCAAAGATCATCCCAATTTGAAGTTGGTGGCTGAATACAATAATGCGATCGAAACAAAAAACGGACTTTTAGACACCGAAACCGATCTTATTTTTCTGGATATCGAAATGCCAATTCTTTCCGGTTTTGAGCTGCTTGACAATTTACCGAACAAACCGCAGATTATATTCGTAACCGGTAAAACCAAATATGCCTTTAAAGCTTTCGATTACGATGCCGTGGATTATATTCATAAACCGGTAACCAAAGATCGATTCAATAACGCCGTGAATAAAGCGGTGAATCTTTTTAAACTGAAACACCAGACTCCTATTCAGGAAGACGATGATTTCATCTTCGTAAAGAGTAACCTGAAGAATCGTAAGGTTTTCCTTAGTAAACTGAAATATATACAGGCGCTCGGGGATTATGTGAAGTTCGTTACTGAAAAAGATAATTTTGTCGTACTGGCCACCATGAAGTCTTTTGAAGAACAGTTGCCAAACGACCGATTCCTTCGTACACATAAATCATATATCATAAACCTCGATAAGATCGAACGTTATAACAGTAAAACTATCGAGATCGATAAAGAGAAGTTGCCTCTTAGCAGGCACAAAAAAGCCAACCTGGTAGAGGCGCTGAGTGCCCTTCAGGAAGAATCATAA
- the rplI gene encoding 50S ribosomal protein L9, whose protein sequence is MDVILKQDVDNLGFKDDVVSVKNGYGRNYLIPQGFAELATPSAKKMLAETLKQRAYKEQKHIDEAKKQAEKLNGLDIKLTAKAGAGDKLFGSITNADLADALAKEGVEIDKKYINIAGGNIKRLGQYDATLRFHREVVSNFTFDVVAEA, encoded by the coding sequence ATGGACGTAATACTTAAACAAGACGTAGATAATTTAGGCTTTAAAGACGATGTGGTATCTGTGAAGAACGGATATGGTCGTAACTACCTGATTCCTCAGGGATTTGCTGAGCTTGCGACTCCTTCAGCTAAGAAAATGCTGGCAGAGACTTTGAAGCAACGTGCTTACAAAGAGCAAAAGCATATCGATGAAGCTAAGAAGCAGGCTGAGAAATTGAACGGCCTTGATATTAAACTTACTGCTAAAGCCGGTGCCGGAGATAAGTTGTTTGGTTCTATTACCAATGCAGATCTTGCTGATGCACTTGCTAAAGAAGGAGTTGAAATTGATAAGAAATATATCAACATTGCTGGTGGTAACATTAAACGTTTAGGGCAGTACGATGCTACCCTTCGTTTCCACCGCGAAGTGGTAAGCAACTTCACTTTTGACGTTGTAGCCGAAGCTTAA
- a CDS encoding DUF6495 family protein has translation MKYSRLTKEQFDEMHQEFINFLATQSITADEWQKIKTEKPEVAEQELDIFSDLIWEGVLNKVEYLEHISEKQLFLFHISEATINLIAIKVEVEGIDITTQNGYGWLQQNLMDDQVNIYTSTKALTEDRNKDIFALIQQGANITKGELYRYMQEVVQE, from the coding sequence ATGAAATACTCAAGACTTACCAAAGAACAGTTTGATGAAATGCACCAGGAATTCATCAATTTCCTGGCAACCCAGTCTATTACAGCAGATGAATGGCAGAAGATCAAAACCGAAAAGCCAGAGGTAGCCGAACAAGAACTGGATATTTTCAGTGATCTGATCTGGGAAGGCGTTCTGAATAAAGTAGAATACCTGGAGCATATTTCAGAAAAACAGCTTTTTCTTTTCCATATTTCTGAAGCGACCATTAACCTGATCGCCATTAAGGTGGAAGTAGAAGGTATCGATATTACGACCCAAAATGGTTATGGCTGGCTGCAGCAGAATTTAATGGATGATCAAGTGAATATCTACACTTCGACCAAGGCACTGACCGAGGACCGAAATAAGGATATTTTCGCACTGATCCAACAGGGAGCCAATATTACCAAGGGCGAACTCTATCGCTACATGCAGGAAGTCGTCCAGGAATAA
- the rpsF gene encoding 30S ribosomal protein S6: MNNYETVFILNPVLSDEQIKETVKKYEDFLVSRGAEMVAKEDWGLRKLAYPIQHKKSGFYHLFEFKAPGEVIEPLELEFRRDERMMRYLTVKLDKHAVAWAEKRRKRNKEKA; encoded by the coding sequence ATGAACAATTATGAAACTGTTTTCATCTTGAATCCCGTTTTATCTGATGAGCAGATAAAGGAAACAGTTAAGAAATACGAAGATTTTCTTGTTTCTAGAGGGGCCGAGATGGTAGCTAAAGAAGATTGGGGGCTTAGAAAGCTAGCGTATCCAATCCAGCACAAAAAGAGTGGTTTTTATCACTTATTCGAGTTTAAGGCTCCAGGAGAAGTTATTGAGCCTTTAGAGTTGGAATTCAGAAGAGACGAACGTATGATGCGTTACCTAACTGTGAAGTTAGACAAGCATGCGGTCGCCTGGGCTGAAAAGAGAAGAAAACGTAACAAGGAAAAAGCGTAA
- the rpsR gene encoding 30S ribosomal protein S18 has protein sequence MATSIEQQAKGKKDGEIRYLTPLNIETTKAKKYCRFKRSGIKYIDYKDPDFLMSFVNEQGKLLPRRLTGTSLKYQRKVATAVKRARHLALMPYVGDLLK, from the coding sequence ATGGCAACATCTATTGAACAACAGGCAAAAGGAAAAAAAGACGGAGAGATCAGGTATCTAACTCCGCTTAACATAGAAACTACTAAGGCTAAAAAATACTGCCGTTTCAAAAGATCAGGTATCAAGTATATCGATTACAAAGATCCTGATTTCTTGATGAGCTTCGTAAACGAGCAAGGAAAACTTCTTCCTCGTCGTCTTACCGGTACATCTTTGAAATACCAGAGAAAAGTGGCTACTGCTGTAAAGCGTGCTCGTCACTTAGCACTAATGCCTTATGTAGGTGATTTATTAAAATAA